A window from Branchiostoma lanceolatum isolate klBraLanc5 chromosome 9, klBraLanc5.hap2, whole genome shotgun sequence encodes these proteins:
- the LOC136442616 gene encoding uncharacterized protein, translating into MPKIVKQKKYSVHCTQSAAKSASHHQGHALHREERESRREQPGAVLPLLHVQRVAETPALSAQHDDKITVSKRTSTAKRKDRRLQPYTSSWRYDDVDEQSPSRDRQGKEQDGAHHRSTSKSTCVSAVPSREEMRRPSPPRVVLTLRRVTPSPHPTGKAAVGSAKTDRDHYEVVPRNDSTTSNVSHGDTGSNKRRSATLDSDESSRQAGKRRRKISYQEYVSRKVETPGGDKSEVTSPSKVSEELTKSPTPDRKIIKAHRMSQNADKLAEVTAEISARTKALCPLTAERPETPVNTDDEAVGVRHGQDVIGHKLTSLKSPTGKTLADFVQRKIKRDERLQRLFRNKAVALAAKIGGNGTLGTGPTGHPATADLRHQRSASSERPDGRLQHNLGQSETPPGGQATDRMPPPKHPVHRSFQPRRLFQPAIPLQVGGKAQAQSRPLAETAVAGSSRDAPQGHGDENYNRSRRRPSTLQTSRPTPLRSRPIHVVYTQEEIAQGIRSIRNQMMENDRTSEAPLRQQLGDWERRHDNNPADIHGQQKASRLTYMTSGPTSLEVLENNNKLQVARNSPPPVEPPAAVMAVKADHSTILGSVTWGSMMTQSQYNTATAMAIPCMIPTTIVLAEGSCDAAATATVTQPLTPEDRIPLEEAIAMLVGREAEDNPSHCKDSPLITTGKSSIHSGFDSNLERA; encoded by the exons ATGCCCAAAATAGTGAAGCAAAAGAAGTACAGTGTGCACTGTACACAAAGCGCCGCCAAGTCGGCTAGTCATCACCAGGGACATGCTCTCCACAGAGAAGAGCGAGAGTCAAGAAGAGAGCAACCAG GAGCGGTCCTCCcgctgttacatgtacagcgTGTTGCAGAGACCCCCGCTCTCAGTGCCCAGCATGACGACAAG ATCACCGTATCGAAAAGAACGTCGACCGCTAAGAGAAAAGACAGGCGACTCCAGCCCTACACGTCATCTTGGCGGTATGATGACGTGGATGAACAAAGCCCCAGCCGGGACAGACAGGGTAAGGAACAGGACGGCGCACACCACAGGAGCACGTCGAAATCCACATGCGTCTCCGCTGTACCATCCCGAGAGGAAATGAGACGGCCGTCTCCCCCTCGAGTCGTCCTGACCCTCCGCCGTGTCACGCCGTCTCCTCACCCAACAGGCAAGGCGGCAGTCGGATCAGCAAAGACCGATCGCGATCATTACGAAGTCGTGCCAAGAAACGACTCTACCACATCAAACGTCTCCCATGGTGATACAGGTAGTAACAAGCGCCGGTCTGCCACCTTGGACTCGGACGAGTCCAGTCGTCAAGCGGGTAAACGCAGACGTAAGATATCATACCAAGAGTATGTGAGCAGAAAAGTGGAGACACCAGGTGGAGATAAGAGCGAAGTCACTTCCCCTTCTAAAGTCTCGGAAGAGCTGACAAAGAGCCCCACTCCTGATCGCAAGATCATCAAAGCACATCGGATGAGCCAGAATGCCGACAAGCTAGCAGAAGTGACGGCAGAAATCAGTGCCCGCACAAAAGCGTTATGTCCTCTGACGGCTGAGCGGCCTGAAACACCTGTCAACACAGATGACGAGGCTGTTGGCGTACGCCATGGACAGGACGTCATCGGGCACAAGCTGACGTCATTGAAATCTCCCACAGGGAAGACCCTTGCCGACTTCGTCCAGAGAAAAATCAAAAGAGACGAACGGCTTCAGAGGCTTTTCCGCAATAAAGCCGTAGCGTTGGCCGCGAAGATCGGGGGAAACGGAACCCTAGGTACAGGGCCGACTGGGCATCCCGCCACTGCGGACTTACGTCATCAGAGGTCGGCTTCCTCAGAGCGTCCGGACGGACGTCTCCAGCACAACCTGGGTCAGTCAGAGACGCCCCCTGGCGGCCAGGCGACTGATAGGATGCCGCCTCCCAAACACCCGGTCCACCGGTCattccaaccaaggaggttgttcCAACCTGCCATTCCACTG CAGGTCGGTGGGAAGGCCCAAGCTCAGTCACGCCCCCTAGCGGAGACAGCTGTCGCTGGATCATCCCGTGACGCACCACAAGGTCATGGTGACGAGAACTACAACAGATCTAGACGACGGCCCTCTACTCTGCAGACGTCTCGACCGACGCCCCTCAGGTCCAGACCTATCCATGTCGTTTACACGCAGGAAGAAATCGCACAG GGAATACGGTCAATCCGAAACCAGATGATGGAGAATGACCGTACAAGTGAAGCCCCCTTACGTCAGCAGCTCGGCGACTGGGAGCGTCGTCATGACAACAATCCTGCCGACATCCACGGGCAACAGAAGGCGTCGCGACTCACATATATGACGTCAGGACCCACATCACTGGAGGTTcttgag AACAACAATAAGCTGCAGGTAGCACGCAACAGTCCTCCGCCAGTGGAACCACCCGCTGCAGTGATGGCTGTGAAAGCTGACCACTCTACAATCTTGGGGTCAGTGACTTGGGGCTCCATGATGACACAGAGCCAGTACAACACTGCAACTGCGATGGCCATTCCTTGCATGATACCCACAACGATTGTCCTAGCGGAAGGGAGCTGTGATGCAGCCGCGACAGCAACAGTGACGCAACCGCTGACACCAGAAGACCGAATCCCTCTGGAGGAAGCGATAGCGATGTTAGTTGGGAGAGAAGCCGAAGACAATCCAAGTCATTGTAAGGACAGCCCTCTGATCACAACAGGAAAATCCTCCATACATAGCGGGTTTGATTCCAACTTGGAGCGGGCTTGA